In the genome of Poecilia reticulata strain Guanapo linkage group LG16, Guppy_female_1.0+MT, whole genome shotgun sequence, one region contains:
- the fbxo32 gene encoding F-box only protein 32, producing MPFLGQDWRSPGQNWVKTNDGWKKRTADDKNNNVSVESFCKDNEPECFNKENLLLSLSYEMSAKKRKKDLMNNNSKAPYFHREKWIYVHKGSTKERHGYCTLGEAFNRLDFSSAIKDTRRFNYVVRLLELIAKSQLPSLSGVAQKNYMNILERVVQKVLDDQQNVRPIKELLQTLYVSLCSLVQDMGKSVLVGNINIWVHRMDNILQWQQQLDNIQINRPAATGMSLTDLPASLQLNIMQRLTDGRDLVSLGQVCPELGALTEDRLLWKKLCQYHFTDRQIRKRLMVSEKGHLEWKKMYFKLSRCYPHREQYSDTLHLCTHCHILFWKDTNHPCTANNPESCTTSLSPQDFINLFNF from the exons ATGCCTTTTCTCGGACAGGACTGGAGGTCACCGGGTCAGAACTGGGTGAAAACCAACGATGGATGGAAAAAGAGGACAGCAGAcgacaaaaacaacaacgtcTCTGTGGAGAG CTTCTGCAAAGACAACGAGCCGGAGTGTTTTAACAAGGAGAACCTGCTGCTCTCTCTCAGCTATGAGATGTCTGCcaagaagaggaaaaaggatCTGATGAACAACAACAGCAAGGCCCCCT ATTTCCACAGGGAAAAGTGGATTTACGTTCACAAAGGAAGCACCAAGGAG CGCCACGGATATTGTACGCTCGGAGAGGCCTTCAACCGCTTGGATTTCTCCAGCGCCATCAAGGACACGAGGAGATTTAATTACGTTGTCAGA CTCCTGGAGCTTATCGCCAAGTCGCAGCTCCCCTCGCTCAGCGGAGTGGCGCAGAAAAACTACATGAATATTCTGGAGAGGGTTGTTCAGAAAG TTCTCGATGACCAGCAGAACGTCCGTCCCATCAAAGAGCTGCTGCAGACGCTGTACGTGTCGCTGTGCAGCCTCGTCCAGGACATGGGCAAGTCGGTGCTGGTGGGGAACATCAACATCTGGGTCCACCGCATGGACAACATCCtgcagtggcagcagcagctggacaaCATCCAGATCAACAGA CCTGCGGCCACGGGCATGTCGCTGACCGACCTGCCTGCCAGTCTGCAGCTGAACATCATGCAGCGGCTGACGGACGGCAGGGACCTGGTCAGCCTGGGACAGGTGTGTCCGGAGCTGGGGGCCTTGACGGAGGACCGCCTGCTGTGGAAGAAACTCTGCCAGTACCACTTCACAGACAGACAG ATCCGCAAGCGTCTGATGGTGTCGGAGAAGGGTCACCTggagtggaagaaaatgtaCTTCAAGCTAAGCCGCTGCTATCCTCACAGAGAGCAGTACAGCGACACGCTGCACCTCTGCACACATTGCCACATCCTCTTCTGGAAG GATACGAACCATCCCTGCACGGCCAACAACCCCGAAAGCTGCACCACGTCCCTCTCCCCTCAGGACTTTATCAATCTGTTTAATTTCTGA
- the prelid3a gene encoding PRELI domain containing protein 3A produces MMKIWSTEHIFSYPWETVIKAAMRKYPNPMNPNVVGVDVLDRSLDSEGRLHSHRLLSTEWGLPSIVRAILGTNHTQTYVKEHSIVDPEVKKMELCSTNITLTNLVSVDERLVYTPHPENPEVTVLTQEAIITVKGVSLSSYLEGLMVRSMSANARKGWDAIEWVIQNSEGDDVPLCDIY; encoded by the exons ATGATGAAGATTTGGAGCACCGAGCATATTTTCAG TTATCCGTGGGAGACTGTGATCAAGGCTGCCATGAGGAAGTACCCCAACCCCATGAACCCCAATGTGGTTGGCGTGGACGTGCTGGATCGCAGTCTGGACTCAGAGGGACGCCTTCACAGCCACAGACTCCTCAGCACAGAGTGGGGGCTTCCATCTATTGTACGAGCG ATACTGGGGACCAACCACACACAGACATACGTGAAGGAACATTCTATAGTCGACCCAGAGGTGAAAAAGATGGAGTTGTGCTCAACAAAT ATTACTCTCACCAACCTGGTATCCGTAGATGAGAGGCTTGTTTACACACCACACCCAGAAAACCCAGAGGT TACTGTACTGACACAGGAAGCCATCATCACGGTGAAGGGAGTCAGTCTGAGCAGCTATCTGGAGGGCCTGATGGTCAGGAGCATGTCTGCCAACGCCCGGAAG GGCTGGGACGCTATTGAGTGGGTCATCCAGAACTCTGAAGGGGACGATGTACCACTCTGTGACATTTACTAA
- the elovl4a gene encoding elongation of very long chain fatty acids protein 4a: MEIVTHLINDTIEFYKWTLTIADKRVEKWPLMDNPLPTLAISSSYLLFLWLGPKYMKNREAFQLRKTLIVYNFSMVFLNFFIFKELFMAARAAQYSYICQPVDYSDDPNEVRVAGALWWYFISKGIEYLDTVFFILRKKFNQVTFLHVYHHCTMFTLWWIGIKWVAGGQSFFGAHMNALIHVLMYLYYGLASCGPKIQKYLWWKKYLTIIQMVQFHVTIGHTALSLYVNCDFPHWMHYSLICYAITFIVLFGNFYYQTYRRQQPARRDATSSSKAGKAVSNGNLNGLSRAANGAPLTGSKEEKPQENSGRRKRKGRAKRD; the protein is encoded by the exons ATGGAGATTGTCACGCATTTAATAAACGACACCATAGAGTTCTACAAATGGACCCTGACTATTGCAG ATAAGCGAGTGGAGAAATGGCCTCTGATGGACAACCCGCTCCCCACGCTGGCTATCAGCAGCTCCTACCTGCTCTTCCTCTGGCTGGGGCCCAAGTACATGAAGAACAGAGAGGCCTTCCAGCTCCGCAAAACGCTCATTGTTTACAACTTCAGCATGGTCTTCCTCAACTTCTTCATCTTTAAAGAG CTCTTTATGGCAGCCCGGGCAGCACAGTACAGTTACATATGTCAACCTGTGGACTACTCAGACGATCCGAATGAAGTCAGG GTGGCAGGAGCTCTCTGGTGGTATTTCATCTCCAAAGGCATCGAGTACCTGGACACGGTGTTTTTCATTCTGAGGAAAAAGTTCAACCAGGTCACCTTCCTGCACGTCTACCACCACTGCACCATGTTCACGCTGTGGTGGATCGGCATCAAGTGGGTGGCCGGAGGACAGT CGTTCTTTGGTGCACACATGAATGCTCTGATCCACGTCTTGATGTATCTGTATTACGGCTTGGCCTCCTGCGGACCGAAGATCCAAAAGTACCTGTGGTGGAAAAAGTACTTGACCATCATTCAGATG GTCCAGTTCCACGTCACCATTGGCCACACCGCCCTGTCGCTCTACGTCAACTGCGACTTCCCCCACTGGATGCACTACTCCCTCATCTGCTACGCCATCACCTTCATCGTCCTGTTCGGCAACTTCTACTACCAGACCTACCGCCGCCAGCAGCCCGCACGCCGCGACGCCACCTCCTCTTCGAAGGCGGGCAAGGCCGTCTCCAACGGCAACCTGAACGGCCTGAGCCGAGCCGCCAACGGAGCGCCACTGACGGGGAGCAAAGAGGAGAAGCCCCAGGAGAACTCTGGCAGGAGAAAGAGGAAAGGACGCGCTAAAAGAGATTAG
- the LOC103478331 gene encoding protein SOGA3 isoform X6, with translation MMNPSSADSSRQPDNSSRKQARSSSPAGVKETGPKTAQKGSGSAKPVTPKQAAAGGAGGGGGRGSRGHSPVSTGRERQAGSAPPSRGAVAVQSAGAESPTTSRPAAAQATEDSARPTTAGAAGDASSPSRADSSRVVSDQPCASKSPKLRSKNPRGAESASAGGGISTNKKSAKSTVGCGPGFWKEGCLQSELIQFHLNKSLGKKGAKMQAKPASPPASEPEPEPELCPEPAAPQPAAQPDERLQEEIERLEDENEDLKIEIEEMRAEMDEMRDTFYEEDACQLQDMRRELERANKNCRILQYRLKKAERKRLRFNESGQVDGELLRSMEQDLKVAKDVSVRLHHELENVEEKRTRTEDENEKLRQQLIEVEVTKQALQNELEKAKELSLKRKGSKDAQRTEKKMPQTPVEEENEDLRCQLAFIKEEAVLMRKKMAKIDKEKDRLEQELQKYRSFYGDVDSPLPKGEAGGPPTTRESELKLRLRLVEEEANILGRKIVELEVENRGLKAELDDMREDSLAAAGGDGTGSGGQQSREQGEALSELRQQLQLVEDEAELLRRNLADVEEENKKVTNELNKLKYKAGSHEAGSRHGGGGGDQAKLEALQEELKAARLQINELSGKVMQLQYENRVLLSNMQRYDLASHLGIRGSPRDSDAESDGGRDDDTPSTSAASPRLLPPHRKREGPIGGESDSDEKPAGPAADDRHPHRGREAGPDHRQAHR, from the exons ATGATGAACCCATCCTCTGCCGACTCCTCTCGGCAACCAGACAATAGCAGCCGGAAGCAGGCGCGTTCGTCGTCTCCGGCCGGTGTCAAGGAAACTGGACCTAAAACTGCGCAGAAGGGCAGCGGCTCGGCTAAGCCTGTCACACCAAAGCAAGCGGCAGCAggtggagcaggaggaggaggaggcagaggtaGTCGAGGTCACTCTCCCGTTTCCACGGGCAGGGAGCGGCAGGCCGGAAGCGCTCCTCCCAGCAGAGGCGCGGTCGCTGTCCAGTCTGCTGGTGCTGAAAGCCCGACAACGAGCAGGCCCGCGGCGGCGCAGGCTACCGAAGACTCCGCCCGCCCCACCACCGCCGGCGCCGCCGGCGACGCCTCCTCGCCCTCCAGAGCCGATTCGAGTCGCGTTGTCTCCGACCAGCCGTGCGCATCCAAGTCCCCGAAACTAAGGAGCAAAAACCCAAGAGGCGCAGAGTCCGCCTCAGCTGGAGGCGGCATCAGCACCAATAAGAAGAGCGCTAAAAGCACTGTGGGATGCGGACCCGGTTTCTGGAAGGAGGGATGCTTGCAGTCCGAACTGATACAGTTTCACTTGAATAAAAGCCTGGGGAAGAAAGGAGCCAAGATGCAGGCGAAGCCCGCGTCTCCGCCAGCGTCGGAGCCGGAGCCGGAGCCGGAGCTGTGCCCCGAGCCCGCCGCTCCACAGCCGGCTGCACAGCCCGACGAGAGGCTGCAAGAAGAAATCGAGAGGCTGGAGGACgaaaatgaagatttaaag ATTGAGATTGAGGAGATGCGGGCAGAGATGGATGAGATGCGGGACACTTTCTATGAAGAGGACGCCTGTCAGCTGCAGGACATGCGCAGAGAGTTGGAGAGGGCCAACAAAAACTGTCGCATCCTCCAATACCGGCTGAAGAAGGCCGAGAGGAAGAGGCTGAGGTTCAATGAAAGCGGCCAAGTGGATGGAGAGCTCCTCAGAAGTATGGAGCAAGACCTGAAA GTGGCAAAGGACGTGTCGGTGCGCCTGCACCACGAACTGGAGAATGTCGAGGAGAAGAGGACAAGGACGGAGGACGAGAACGAGAAGCTGAGGCAGCAGCTGATAGAAGTGGAGGTCACCAAACAGGCCCTGCAAAATGAGCTGGAGAAAGCCAAAGAG CTCTccctgaaaagaaaaggaagtaaGGACGCACAGAGAACTGAGAAAAAGATGCCACAGACGCCCGTTGAG GAAGAAAATGAGGACCTGAGGTGCCAGCTAGCCTTCATCAAGGAGGAAGCCGtcttaatgagaaaaaagatgGCGAAGATCGACAAAGAGAAGGATCGTCtggagcaggagctgcagaagtACCGCTCCTTCTACGGGGACGTGGACAGCCCGCTGCCCAAAGGCGAGGCCGGGGGGCCTCCCACCACCCGGGAGTCTGAGCTGAAGCTCCGCTTGCGcctggtggaggaggaggcaaACATTCTGGGCAGGAAGATTGTGGAGCTGGAGGTGGAGAACAGAGGCCTGAAGGCTGAACTGGATGACATGAGAGAGGACAG tctggcagcagcaggaggggaTGGCACTGGCAGCGGCGGCCAGCAGAGCAGGGAGCAAGGCGAGGCTTTGTCTGAACTaaggcagcagctgcagctggtggaGGATGAGGCAGAACTCCTCCGCAGGAACTTAGCTGatgtagaagaagaaaacaaaaag GTAACAAATGAGCTCAATAAGCTCAAATACAAGGCTGGGTCCCATGAGGCTGGATCAAGACACGGAGGag GTGGGGGTGATCAGGCTAAACTGGAGGCGCTCCAAGAGGAGCTGAAAGCGGCACGCCTGCAGATCAATGAACTGAGCGGCAAAGTCATGCAGCTCCAGTACGAAAACCGCGTGCTGCTCTCCAACATGCAGCGCTATGACCTGGCCTCCCACCTGGGCATCCGCGGCAGCCCGCGGGACAGCGACGCGGAGAGCGACGGGGGCCGGGACGACGACACCCCGTCGACCTCCGCTGCTTCCCCTCGCCTCCTCCCGCCGCACCGCAAGCGCGAGGGCCCCATCGGCGGAGAGAGCGACTCCGACGAG AAGCCTGCGGGACCGGCAGCAGATGATAGACATCCGCATCGAGGCCGAGAGGCTGGGCCGGACCATCGACAGGCTCATCGCTGA
- the LOC103478331 gene encoding protein SOGA3 isoform X5 yields MMNPSSADSSRQPDNSSRKQARSSSPAGVKETGPKTAQKGSGSAKPVTPKQAAAGGAGGGGGRGSRGHSPVSTGRERQAGSAPPSRGAVAVQSAGAESPTTSRPAAAQATEDSARPTTAGAAGDASSPSRADSSRVVSDQPCASKSPKLRSKNPRGAESASAGGGISTNKKSAKSTVGCGPGFWKEGCLQSELIQFHLNKSLGKKGAKMQAKPASPPASEPEPEPELCPEPAAPQPAAQPDERLQEEIERLEDENEDLKIEIEEMRAEMDEMRDTFYEEDACQLQDMRRELERANKNCRILQYRLKKAERKRLRFNESGQVDGELLRSMEQDLKVAKDVSVRLHHELENVEEKRTRTEDENEKLRQQLIEVEVTKQALQNELEKAKELSLKRKGSKDAQRTEKKMPQTPVEEENEDLRCQLAFIKEEAVLMRKKMAKIDKEKDRLEQELQKYRSFYGDVDSPLPKGEAGGPPTTRESELKLRLRLVEEEANILGRKIVELEVENRGLKAELDDMREDSLAAAGGDGTGSGGQQSREQGEALSELRQQLQLVEDEAELLRRNLADVEEENKKVTNELNKLKYKAGSHEAGSRHGGGGGDQAKLEALQEELKAARLQINELSGKVMQLQYENRVLLSNMQRYDLASHLGIRGSPRDSDAESDGGRDDDTPSTSAASPRLLPPHRKREGPIGGESDSDEVRNLRCLTPTRSLYSPVDSRFLSRSLRDRQQMIDIRIEAERLGRTIDRLIADTSTIIAEARVYATNGELFARLDEDEEGGRIREHELLYRINAQMKAFRKELQTFIDRLDVPKQDDKQPEEPLSMFQPIILLILILVLFSSLSYATIFKLVFLFTLFFVL; encoded by the exons ATGATGAACCCATCCTCTGCCGACTCCTCTCGGCAACCAGACAATAGCAGCCGGAAGCAGGCGCGTTCGTCGTCTCCGGCCGGTGTCAAGGAAACTGGACCTAAAACTGCGCAGAAGGGCAGCGGCTCGGCTAAGCCTGTCACACCAAAGCAAGCGGCAGCAggtggagcaggaggaggaggaggcagaggtaGTCGAGGTCACTCTCCCGTTTCCACGGGCAGGGAGCGGCAGGCCGGAAGCGCTCCTCCCAGCAGAGGCGCGGTCGCTGTCCAGTCTGCTGGTGCTGAAAGCCCGACAACGAGCAGGCCCGCGGCGGCGCAGGCTACCGAAGACTCCGCCCGCCCCACCACCGCCGGCGCCGCCGGCGACGCCTCCTCGCCCTCCAGAGCCGATTCGAGTCGCGTTGTCTCCGACCAGCCGTGCGCATCCAAGTCCCCGAAACTAAGGAGCAAAAACCCAAGAGGCGCAGAGTCCGCCTCAGCTGGAGGCGGCATCAGCACCAATAAGAAGAGCGCTAAAAGCACTGTGGGATGCGGACCCGGTTTCTGGAAGGAGGGATGCTTGCAGTCCGAACTGATACAGTTTCACTTGAATAAAAGCCTGGGGAAGAAAGGAGCCAAGATGCAGGCGAAGCCCGCGTCTCCGCCAGCGTCGGAGCCGGAGCCGGAGCCGGAGCTGTGCCCCGAGCCCGCCGCTCCACAGCCGGCTGCACAGCCCGACGAGAGGCTGCAAGAAGAAATCGAGAGGCTGGAGGACgaaaatgaagatttaaag ATTGAGATTGAGGAGATGCGGGCAGAGATGGATGAGATGCGGGACACTTTCTATGAAGAGGACGCCTGTCAGCTGCAGGACATGCGCAGAGAGTTGGAGAGGGCCAACAAAAACTGTCGCATCCTCCAATACCGGCTGAAGAAGGCCGAGAGGAAGAGGCTGAGGTTCAATGAAAGCGGCCAAGTGGATGGAGAGCTCCTCAGAAGTATGGAGCAAGACCTGAAA GTGGCAAAGGACGTGTCGGTGCGCCTGCACCACGAACTGGAGAATGTCGAGGAGAAGAGGACAAGGACGGAGGACGAGAACGAGAAGCTGAGGCAGCAGCTGATAGAAGTGGAGGTCACCAAACAGGCCCTGCAAAATGAGCTGGAGAAAGCCAAAGAG CTCTccctgaaaagaaaaggaagtaaGGACGCACAGAGAACTGAGAAAAAGATGCCACAGACGCCCGTTGAG GAAGAAAATGAGGACCTGAGGTGCCAGCTAGCCTTCATCAAGGAGGAAGCCGtcttaatgagaaaaaagatgGCGAAGATCGACAAAGAGAAGGATCGTCtggagcaggagctgcagaagtACCGCTCCTTCTACGGGGACGTGGACAGCCCGCTGCCCAAAGGCGAGGCCGGGGGGCCTCCCACCACCCGGGAGTCTGAGCTGAAGCTCCGCTTGCGcctggtggaggaggaggcaaACATTCTGGGCAGGAAGATTGTGGAGCTGGAGGTGGAGAACAGAGGCCTGAAGGCTGAACTGGATGACATGAGAGAGGACAG tctggcagcagcaggaggggaTGGCACTGGCAGCGGCGGCCAGCAGAGCAGGGAGCAAGGCGAGGCTTTGTCTGAACTaaggcagcagctgcagctggtggaGGATGAGGCAGAACTCCTCCGCAGGAACTTAGCTGatgtagaagaagaaaacaaaaag GTAACAAATGAGCTCAATAAGCTCAAATACAAGGCTGGGTCCCATGAGGCTGGATCAAGACACGGAGGag GTGGGGGTGATCAGGCTAAACTGGAGGCGCTCCAAGAGGAGCTGAAAGCGGCACGCCTGCAGATCAATGAACTGAGCGGCAAAGTCATGCAGCTCCAGTACGAAAACCGCGTGCTGCTCTCCAACATGCAGCGCTATGACCTGGCCTCCCACCTGGGCATCCGCGGCAGCCCGCGGGACAGCGACGCGGAGAGCGACGGGGGCCGGGACGACGACACCCCGTCGACCTCCGCTGCTTCCCCTCGCCTCCTCCCGCCGCACCGCAAGCGCGAGGGCCCCATCGGCGGAGAGAGCGACTCCGACGAGGTGAGAAACCTCCGCTGCCTCACCCCGACGCGCTCCCTTTACTCTCCAGTAGATAGCCGTTTTTTATCCAGAAGCCTGCGGGACCGGCAGCAGATGATAGACATCCGCATCGAGGCCGAGAGGCTGGGCCGGACCATCGACAGGCTCATCGCTGACACCAGCACTATCATCGCCGAGGCCCGAGTGTACGCAACCAACGGGGAGCTATTTGCCAGGCTGGATGAGGATGAAGAAGGTGGcag GATTAGAGAGCATGAGCTGCTGTATCGAATCAATGCCCAGATGAAAGCTTTCAGGAAAGAGCTGCAGACCTTCATAGACCGTCTGGATGTCCCCAAGCAGGACGACAAACAGCCAGAAGAACCGCTGTCT ATGTTTCAACCCATTATTTTGCTCATCCTCATCCTCGTTCTGTTTTCCTCGCTCTCTTATGCCACCATTTTCAAACTGGTATTTCTTTTCACCCTGTTCTTTGTTCTGTAA